Genomic DNA from Paenibacillus donghaensis:
GTACATCCAACCCATCTGCCAGGAGACGACCGATTTCCAGGCCGATCCTCTCCTGCAGCTCCTCCATTTCCCTGACACCCTGGTAATAGTCCGGGAGATAACGCATCAAATCGCGCGGCACGCTGCCGCCGGGATCAACCGCCGGATCTGTACCGGCGTACAACAAGGAGCCGTAACGCGATTCACCATAGTTCATTCGCTACACTCCCTTCAGCTGATTCCAGGTCAGTGGGCCTGTATTCAAATATTCGCTATGCGTATGTGTCGCTGGCGGATAAAGCGCCGGTTTCCCGGCCACGCCCGACCAAGCCACGCTGTCCGCCATCTGGGCATAATCGACTTTGCCGTTATTATTCGTGTCATAGATGCTTTTGAGCATATCGCCGGTGCTTTGGGCAGCCACCAGCAGCACATTGCTGACCGTGGTTCCGATGTACAGCTTGCCTGTATCTGTACAATAGCCCAGCTCGCCGACGGCCAGCCTGCCCAAGGCGCTTTCCAGTCCGCGGCGAATCTGGATCAATGTCTTCAGAGCCATTGCGCTCGCCTCCTAAAATGTACCCCCGTCGATACTCGCGACTGTGAGCTTATTGCCATTGGCCGCATCATACACGATGCTGCTTCCATCAATATTCGCGGCTACGCCAGCCGCATCCACACTAATGCCCTTGCCGGCAGTCACGGCGATGGCATCCGCGCTGACTCCAATCCCGTAGCCTGTGCCGATATGGAGCGTTACACTGTCAGCTTGCCCTCCGCCGGTCAGGCCGTTGCCGGCGGTAATCGTCTGCAGTGCGCCTCCGGTCCGCACCCAGGCGCTGCCGTTCCAGCTGTAGATTTTCTGCTCATCGTCCACATAAGCCGTCCAGCCTACTGCCGGAGCATAGAACACCCAGGCGGAGGATTGGTATTCCGCGATCTGCCCCGTCTTCCCTGACCATGCACCAGTCGCTAACGCTGGAATGATATACCGGTCGCCTTCCACCGGACTGGCGAGCGGAGCCGCCAGATTCTGGTCTTTGACCGAAGCCTGCGGTTCAATGTTGTGCTTCGCCAGCTCAATCTCATTCCTGATCTTCTGCGCAGACCAGAGATCTGTAATGGCCGCTCCGGCATCATTAATCGTCCGGTGCTTGGAAGCATCCTCGAGATGGGTTCTGATCTCGGCGGCCGTCTTCACATTCGTTCCATCCGATACCTTATTGACATGCCCTGCGCTGATATCTGCCTTCAGCACCTTCGCATAGGTGGAGCCATCGGCAATATCGTCAACGCTTCCGGTAAGATCGCTCAGCTTCTGGGCATTGACCCGCCGCCAACCACTGGCGTCATCGAAATAGAGGTAACCTGCATTCGTGCCTGTGGTTACATAATAGAGCCGTCCGGCCGCTCCTGCGGCAGGCCGCGAAGCCTCCGGCCCGGACAAAGCCCGGCCCACCAGCGAATTCGCAGTTCCATCGCCAATGTATACCTCCTTCGTATCTGTACAGAAGCCCAGTTCCCCGGCCTTTAGAGCACCATAAGTGGTCAGCTCAGCCTTGGTGCCGCGTTTCATTTGAATGGTCTGTGCCATGTTACACCTCTTCCTTAAATGTGCCGCCGTCGATCCGACCATCCAGCTTGTACCACTCCAGCTCCCCTTGTACAGCTGTTAGCCCCCGCTGCAGCCTGTTGATATCATCCGCTTCAATTGTGTCGCCCGTGGTTTCATAGGTTACATAAACCTCGGGAACCTCAGCATAGATCCTGATCTCGCGCCGCCAAGGCAGATCATCGGGAAAGCCAACAGTGAAGTTGCGCAGCTCCACACCTGAATATCCAGGTCCGGTGTACACAGAAATGCTCTGGTTGTTGATGTTGTCATGGGCAAGCGGCCCGCTGTACGCCCCCTTCACCAGCTCCAGGCGTTCTTCAATGACATGGCTTGCGCCGCCCACTTTGCGGTTAAGCTTGTCTGTGAATCTATCTATACTATCCGGGTATCCCATAGCTACACCTCCAGCACAACGCTGCCGAACAGCGGCACTTCTTCTTCAGTTAACGTTACATTGCCTGCCACGCCGCCAAGCTGAAGTTCTCTGTAATCAAGAACCCCTTCTACCGCCAGCAATAGGGCACCTAGCACCGAATGGCTGACATAGGCTGCATTCAGAGCCTGCTCCTTGCGGTACTTCTCCAGTGTCTGTTTGAATTGTTCCTGCACCTGTTGCAGGGTATAGCCCGGGTCAAGGATGACCTTGGCGGTAATGGGAATGTTTTTGCCGGCTGCAGCGGCCACCGTAACTACGGCTCCTACCGGGGCTTGCCCCTCGCCTCTTCCGGGGAGCGGATCGATATATTGCTGCACCTTGGAGACCAGCAGGGCCGAAGCAGGAAGCTTGGCAGCATCCACAACAACGACCTTCACCGTCTTAGGTCCATTCCACAGCGGAAATACACGCGCTCCGCCTACCCCTTCAACCTGGACAGCCCATTCCATATAATGATATTTGTTGCCGCTTGTCGCAGGCCTTCTGGCCGAAGCATAATATCGCTGGCGCAGCGCCTCGTCACTCTCCGCATCTTCACCGGGAATCAGCAGCGCCGTAATCTCGCCACGAGCCAAACCGGCAATATAGTTTACCGGCAGCAGGGCACCGAAATAGCGGTTGCCTATCGCTCCGGACTGCTCACTCTGCAGACGGTAGATCCCTGGCGACAGCTTCTCCACAGCGGTGTAATTCATCAGCTCCAGCGAGAAACGGCTGCCAACAGGAAGCTCCAGCAGAGTACCGTCCTCGCGATAAAAACTTCCCTGCAGCTGCGCCTGGCTTGCCGGACGCCGCCGGATACCTGACCAGGCGATGCTTCGCTCCAGATATTCGCCTGCCGCCGTGTCGGCAAAAACCAAATTATGATTCACATCCAGCTCAATATACATCTGGGCCAGCTCGGCGGCTGCCGGAGCGAGCGCATCATAAATGATACTCCCCTCCCGTTTATCCAGTCCCTGCGGCACCCGATCAAGCATCCGTTCCAGCAGAGCTTCATAGGTCTGATCCTCATACACTTGCAGTCATCTCCTTCCTGAGCTGAAAG
This window encodes:
- a CDS encoding phage tail protein, with amino-acid sequence MALKTLIQIRRGLESALGRLAVGELGYCTDTGKLYIGTTVSNVLLVAAQSTGDMLKSIYDTNNNGKVDYAQMADSVAWSGVAGKPALYPPATHTHSEYLNTGPLTWNQLKGV
- a CDS encoding DUF2793 domain-containing protein; this translates as MAQTIQMKRGTKAELTTYGALKAGELGFCTDTKEVYIGDGTANSLVGRALSGPEASRPAAGAAGRLYYVTTGTNAGYLYFDDASGWRRVNAQKLSDLTGSVDDIADGSTYAKVLKADISAGHVNKVSDGTNVKTAAEIRTHLEDASKHRTINDAGAAITDLWSAQKIRNEIELAKHNIEPQASVKDQNLAAPLASPVEGDRYIIPALATGAWSGKTGQIAEYQSSAWVFYAPAVGWTAYVDDEQKIYSWNGSAWVRTGGALQTITAGNGLTGGGQADSVTLHIGTGYGIGVSADAIAVTAGKGISVDAAGVAANIDGSSIVYDAANGNKLTVASIDGGTF
- a CDS encoding phosphoglucomutase, whose product is MGYPDSIDRFTDKLNRKVGGASHVIEERLELVKGAYSGPLAHDNINNQSISVYTGPGYSGVELRNFTVGFPDDLPWRREIRIYAEVPEVYVTYETTGDTIEADDINRLQRGLTAVQGELEWYKLDGRIDGGTFKEEV
- a CDS encoding baseplate J/gp47 family protein, with translation MYEDQTYEALLERMLDRVPQGLDKREGSIIYDALAPAAAELAQMYIELDVNHNLVFADTAAGEYLERSIAWSGIRRRPASQAQLQGSFYREDGTLLELPVGSRFSLELMNYTAVEKLSPGIYRLQSEQSGAIGNRYFGALLPVNYIAGLARGEITALLIPGEDAESDEALRQRYYASARRPATSGNKYHYMEWAVQVEGVGGARVFPLWNGPKTVKVVVVDAAKLPASALLVSKVQQYIDPLPGRGEGQAPVGAVVTVAAAAGKNIPITAKVILDPGYTLQQVQEQFKQTLEKYRKEQALNAAYVSHSVLGALLLAVEGVLDYRELQLGGVAGNVTLTEEEVPLFGSVVLEV